DNA from Prevotella sp. oral taxon 299 str. F0039:
CTTTCAAACCAACAGTTTTGTTAAAAATTGGTTGTTCGTTTGTAGAATCGAGGTCTTTCATAAAGTATCCAATTCTTTGGAACTGCAAATATTGTCCTGGTTGCATATCTGCTGCATAATCTTCGATATAGCAGTTGTTTAGAACAGTCTTACTTTCTGGGTTCAATAGCTCTCTGAAGTCTCTCTCATCTGCTGATGGATTTTCCACATTAAATAATCTATCGTAGATTCTTACCTCTGCTTTTTTGCATTGATCAGCAGACACCCAGTGTAGAGTTCCTTTTACTTTGCGATTCGCTCCCTCAAGTCCACTCTTGCTTGTTGGGTCGTATTCTGCTTGAATTTCAATGATATTGCCTTCAGCATCCTTTGTACATCCAGTGCATTTAACGATATAAGCATTCTTTAAACGTACCTCTTTGCCTGGTGACATACGGAAGAATTTCTTTGGAGCATCTTCCATAAAGTCTTCTTTTTCAATCCATAAGTTCTTAGAGAAGGCAATAGTGTGAGTCTTACTATTCTCGTCTTCAGGATTATCAACAGCCTCTAATTGTTCTATTTCACCTTCAGGATAGTTTGTGATAACTAGTTTTACAGGATTGAGTACAGCAGAAACACGAATTGATTTCTTATTCAAATCATCTCTAACAGCTGCTTCTAATAGTGCCATGTCATTGAGAGCGTCGAACTTAGTATATCCAATTGAATCAATAAAGTTACGGATACTTTCAGGAGAATATCCTCTTCTACGCATTCCACACAATGTAGGCATACGTGGATCGTCCCATCCTGATACTAGATTTTCTTCGACTAAAGCAAGAAGTTTACGCTTACTCATCATTGTATAGGTGAGGTTCAAGCGGTTAAACTCAATCTGTCGAGGACGATTATCATGTAGATTGTCCATTTGATTATCTTTCTCCTTTAAGAAATCAACAAGTTTATCGTATAATGGACGATGAGGAACAAACTCAAGAGTACATATTGAATGAGTTACACCTTCAAAGTAATCACTTTGTCCGTGTGCAAAATCATACATTGGATATGCATTCCATTTTGTTCCAGTTCTATGGTGTGGAGTATGTATTATACGATAAATAATAG
Protein-coding regions in this window:
- a CDS encoding glutamine--tRNA ligase/YqeY domain fusion protein is translated as MTTLEGNNTEEKKTLSFVEQLIEQDLAEGKNGGRIQTRFPPEPNGYLHIGHAKAICMDFGAAEKYKGICNLRFDDTNPSKENNEYVDNILNDIKWLGFKWENIYYASDYFDKLWDFAEWLINKGLAYIDEQSAEEIAKQKGTPTTPGVNSPYRDRPIEESLTLFRAMNTPEAVEGSMVLRAKLDMANSNMHFRDPIIYRIIHTPHHRTGTKWNAYPMYDFAHGQSDYFEGVTHSICTLEFVPHRPLYDKLVDFLKEKDNQMDNLHDNRPRQIEFNRLNLTYTMMSKRKLLALVEENLVSGWDDPRMPTLCGMRRRGYSPESIRNFIDSIGYTKFDALNDMALLEAAVRDDLNKKSIRVSAVLNPVKLVITNYPEGEIEQLEAVDNPEDENSKTHTIAFSKNLWIEKEDFMEDAPKKFFRMSPGKEVRLKNAYIVKCTGCTKDAEGNIIEIQAEYDPTSKSGLEGANRKVKGTLHWVSADQCKKAEVRIYDRLFNVENPSADERDFRELLNPESKTVLNNCYIEDYAADMQPGQYLQFQRIGYFMKDLDSTNEQPIFNKTVGLKDTWAKQNKG